A single genomic interval of Sebastes umbrosus isolate fSebUmb1 chromosome 9, fSebUmb1.pri, whole genome shotgun sequence harbors:
- the LOC119494055 gene encoding SLC35A4 upstream open reading frame protein isoform X1: MLLFQDPLKQLKDLTQLKSQLEEIQRRVENEVSVGVPQGGSVLGSPFLKGFLAGYVVAKLRSSAFLGVLLGTITGIYAAQNYQVPNIERTVKDFMNGLKKGPK, translated from the exons ATGCTTTTATTTCAGGATCCTCTGAAACAGCTGAAAGACCTGACGCAGCTCAAGAGTCAGCTGGAGGAAATCCAGAGGCGAGTAGAGAACGAGGTTTCTGTAGGAGTTCCTCAG GGAGGCTCAGTGTTGGGATCTCCGTTTCTGAAGGGCTTCCTGGCCGGCTATGTGGTGGCCAAGCTACGTTCCTCTGCCTTCTTGGGAGTGCTGCTGGGAACAATCACCGGCATATACGCGGCACAGAACTATCAAGTGCCCAACATTGAAAGGACCGTGAAAGACTTTATGAACGGCTTGAAAAAAGGACCAAAATAA
- the slc35a4 gene encoding probable UDP-sugar transporter protein SLC35A4 produces the protein MIVIQNVGPSSPARIRRRWVKRVMWGVLFGLMVLIYGSHAPLIALTKVDGHVPFNPSSCVVMTELSKLLISLATLVLTGGTSALRAPPPLVRVTPYAVPAVLYALNNNLVLLMQAYMDPSSYQVLSNLKIASTALLYSFCLGKRLRPTQWFALGLLMGAGVCHSYSSLDLGDPERAEAEGAPRLHITAWGLFLVLVYCFVSGLAAVYTERVLKSQKLPLSLQNLYLYVFGVAINGLSSFSFVTAEKSFLEGYSGVVWAIIAGQAANGLLMSVVLKHGSGITRLFVISCSMLVNALLSWAILGLQLTPSFLLPVSLIGLAAYLYYR, from the coding sequence ATGATTGTGATCCAGAATGTGGGGCCCAGTTCCCCGGCGAGGATTAGGAGACGGTGGGTGAAAAGGGTTATGTGGGGAGTCCTTTTTGGGCTGATGGTCCTCATCTACGGCTCTCATGCGCCACTCATCGCTCTCACCAAGGTAGACGGTCACGTCCCTTTCAACCCCTCATCATGTGTTGTCATGACTGAGTTATCTAAACTCTTGATTTCTCTAGCGACTCTTGTTCTAACTGGGGGCACATCCGCCTTACGCGCTCCTCCACCTCTAGTCCGTGTGACCCCCTACGCTGTCCCCGCTGTACTCTACGCCCTCAACAACAACCTGGTACTTCTCATGCAGGCCTACATGGACCCGAGCTCATACCAAGTCCTATCGAACCTGAAAATTGCCTCCACGGCCCTGCTGTACTCCTTCTGCCTGGGCAAGAGACTACGGCCTACTCAGTGGTTCGCTCTGGGGCTCCTCATGGGTGCGGGGGTGTGCCACAGCTACAGCAGCCTGGATCTAGGGGACCCCGAGAGGGCCGAAGCTGAGGGAGCTCCCaggcttcacatcacagcttgGGGGCTTTTCCTTGTGCTGGTGTACTGCTTTGTTTCAGGGCTGGCAGCAGTTTACACAGAGAGGGTGCTGAAGAGCCAGAAGCTGCCCCTCAGCTTGCAGAATCTCTACCTCTATGTGTTCGGCGTGGCCATCAACGggctctcctccttctccttcgtTACAGCTGAAAAGAGCTTTCTGGAGGGATACTCGGGGGTGGTCTGGGCCATCATAGCAGGACAGGCAGCCAACGGCCTCCTGATGTCTGTGGTGCTCAAGCACGGCAGCGGGATCACCAGACTGTTTGTCATTTCCTGCTCCATGCTGGTGAACGCTCTGTTGTCTTGGGCCATCTTAGGGCTGCAGCTCACACCTTCTTTCCTCCTACCCGTCTCGTTGATTGGACTGGCAGCTTACCTTTACTACAGATAG
- the LOC119494055 gene encoding SLC35A4 upstream open reading frame protein isoform X2: protein MANDKDPLKQLKDLTQLKSQLEEIQRRVENEVSVGVPQGGSVLGSPFLKGFLAGYVVAKLRSSAFLGVLLGTITGIYAAQNYQVPNIERTVKDFMNGLKKGPK, encoded by the exons ATGGCGAATGACAAG GATCCTCTGAAACAGCTGAAAGACCTGACGCAGCTCAAGAGTCAGCTGGAGGAAATCCAGAGGCGAGTAGAGAACGAGGTTTCTGTAGGAGTTCCTCAG GGAGGCTCAGTGTTGGGATCTCCGTTTCTGAAGGGCTTCCTGGCCGGCTATGTGGTGGCCAAGCTACGTTCCTCTGCCTTCTTGGGAGTGCTGCTGGGAACAATCACCGGCATATACGCGGCACAGAACTATCAAGTGCCCAACATTGAAAGGACCGTGAAAGACTTTATGAACGGCTTGAAAAAAGGACCAAAATAA
- the LOC119494904 gene encoding uncharacterized protein LOC119494904, with product MEALRAEAQQAERDLQDQYHKHQTELHCLREESLQVFRVFRQVSEEQRRMSEGRYRSVLLEAVQDAVYLSAQNQELQTDNKQLPLGELKDALAVRGDPTAERLSQQP from the exons ATGGAGGCCCTGCGCGCTGAAGCCCAGCAGGCTGAGAGAGACCTGCAGGATCAATATCACAAACACCAAACAGAGCTGCATTGTCTCCGAGAGGAGAGCCTGCAG GTGTTCCGAGTGTTTCGTCAGGTCAGTGAGGAGCAGCGGAGGATGTCGGAGGGCAGATACAGGAGCGTGCTGCTGGAAGCCGTGCAGGATGCCGTCTACCTGTCTGCCCAGAACCAGGAGCTGCAGACTGACAACAAACAACTCC caTTGGGAGAGTTAAAGGATGCTCTAGCTGTGCGAGGTGATCCTACGGCTGAACGGTTATCCCAACAGCCATGA